The Acinetobacter pittii genome contains a region encoding:
- a CDS encoding bacteriohemerythrin — translation MKMKWASEYNTGIDVIDEQHKRILDYINEIDDVKDEEDRRRIKDVLDNIIDYTQSHFTFEESLQEEADYKYRVPHKRVHDLFIKKIELYRERFEMGHTIEAELQEILAKWLINHIQHDDADYVGAVKENMMGIIREKEKKKGKNWFARFFS, via the coding sequence ATGAAAATGAAATGGGCTTCAGAATATAATACGGGTATTGATGTTATTGATGAGCAACATAAACGAATACTTGATTATATTAATGAGATTGATGATGTAAAAGATGAAGAGGATAGACGTCGTATTAAAGATGTTCTAGACAATATTATCGATTACACGCAATCACATTTTACTTTCGAAGAAAGTTTGCAAGAGGAAGCTGATTATAAATATCGTGTACCTCATAAACGTGTACATGATTTATTTATTAAAAAAATAGAGTTATATCGTGAACGTTTTGAAATGGGGCACACGATTGAAGCAGAATTACAAGAAATTTTGGCTAAATGGTTAATTAACCATATTCAACATGATGATGCCGATTATGTAGGAGCAGTAAAAGAAAATATGATGGGAATTATTAGAGAAAAAGAAAAGAAAAAAGGGAAAAACTGGTTTGCTCGGTTTTTCTCATAA
- a CDS encoding class II glutamine amidotransferase, giving the protein MCQLLGMNCATPTDITFSFRGFSQRAGITSDHSDGFGIAFFEDKACRLFVDNQSAVESPIADLIRNYPIKSRNVIAHIRKATQGKITLENSHPFIRELWGRHWIFAHNGDLHDFNPPLSGRFTPVGNTDSERAFCYLLDQLVEVFGYEEPSLEQIFEVLEKISPQIAEYGTFNYCLSNGKALFSYAITKLHWLVREYPFNHAHLIDLDVEVDFSQVTTPDDRVAVITTEPLTHNENWTAYQPGEMILFQNGKPIKKAITFVERLKREQENPELKRITRADQY; this is encoded by the coding sequence ATGTGCCAGCTATTAGGAATGAATTGTGCAACACCAACGGATATTACTTTTTCCTTCCGTGGTTTTTCACAACGGGCAGGAATTACCTCAGATCATAGTGATGGATTTGGCATCGCATTTTTCGAAGATAAGGCATGCCGTTTATTCGTTGATAACCAGTCGGCAGTTGAATCTCCAATTGCCGATCTTATTCGTAATTATCCTATTAAATCACGCAATGTGATTGCACACATTCGAAAAGCTACTCAAGGCAAAATCACTTTAGAAAATTCACATCCCTTTATTCGTGAGTTGTGGGGGCGACACTGGATTTTTGCTCATAATGGCGATTTACATGACTTTAATCCGCCGTTAAGTGGACGTTTCACACCAGTAGGTAATACCGATAGTGAGCGGGCATTTTGTTATTTGCTCGATCAACTCGTTGAAGTATTTGGTTATGAAGAGCCAAGTCTTGAACAAATCTTTGAAGTATTAGAAAAGATTTCTCCACAAATTGCGGAATACGGCACATTTAATTATTGTCTATCTAATGGCAAAGCATTATTTAGTTATGCCATTACTAAATTACATTGGCTCGTTCGTGAATATCCATTTAATCATGCTCATTTAATTGATTTAGATGTCGAAGTCGATTTTAGCCAGGTAACAACACCTGACGATCGTGTGGCAGTAATAACCACTGAACCTTTAACACATAATGAAAATTGGACAGCCTACCAACCTGGTGAAATGATTTTATTTCAAAATGGTAAACCGATTAAAAAGGCTATTACCTTTGTAGAAAGATTAAAGCGTGAACAGGAAAATCCTGAACTTAAACGTATTACGCGTGCAGATCAGTATTAA
- a CDS encoding GNAT family N-acetyltransferase: MLEKFNQYRQTWTLPLNRHKAINQTQFRFEWVDNLKELQDVQRFRAQQFSQQFGIKFEDNLDQDIYDFGCEHAVLREKWTGEIVAYTRLKLFQGHEIAQSYSAHEFDIVPQLSHLPNVLEIGRTCVHPRFRNGKALSMLWLNLAPKVLWSMRAKYLMGCVSIHLQDNLARAYYTHRQIQQLSESKTIDIRSKKIYEPEYPEFSFPQDERMPKLFQMYLSMQSKLSKQAFFDEEFNCLDYFVFLEVNKVATSFVMNKMVQR, encoded by the coding sequence ATGCTGGAAAAATTTAATCAATATCGCCAAACCTGGACTTTACCTTTAAATCGTCATAAAGCAATAAATCAGACGCAATTTCGTTTTGAATGGGTTGATAATTTAAAAGAATTACAAGATGTACAACGGTTTCGTGCACAACAATTTAGCCAACAATTCGGAATCAAGTTTGAAGATAATTTAGACCAAGATATTTACGATTTTGGTTGTGAACACGCAGTCTTGCGTGAAAAATGGACTGGAGAAATTGTAGCGTATACTCGTTTAAAACTATTTCAAGGCCACGAAATAGCACAAAGCTACAGTGCTCATGAGTTCGATATTGTTCCTCAATTATCCCATCTTCCAAATGTGTTAGAAATAGGCCGTACTTGTGTACATCCTCGCTTTCGTAATGGTAAAGCATTATCAATGTTATGGTTAAACCTTGCACCGAAAGTACTCTGGTCAATGCGCGCTAAATATTTAATGGGCTGTGTCAGTATTCATTTGCAAGATAATTTAGCTAGAGCGTATTACACACATCGCCAGATTCAACAGTTATCTGAAAGCAAAACGATTGATATTCGTTCTAAAAAAATCTATGAACCTGAATATCCTGAGTTTAGCTTCCCACAAGATGAACGTATGCCAAAGCTATTCCAAATGTATCTGAGCATGCAGTCAAAACTATCGAAACAGGCATTTTTTGATGAAGAATTTAACTGTCTAGATTATTTTGTATTTCTTGAGGTGAATAAAGTCGCGACCTCATTTGTCATGAATAAAATGGTGCAGCGTTAA
- the argB gene encoding acetylglutamate kinase — translation MPQHQHIGVDKAKILIEALPYIQRFTGKTLVVKYGGNAMTDPELESSFARDIVLLKTVGLNPIVVHGGGPQVDSFLKQLGRESDRIDGMRVTDAATMEVVEMVLGGSVNKSIVNLINKHGGRAIGLTGKDGNLLRARKLLMEKQEEDGSIKHIDLGMVGEVTGVKTDVLEMFTQSDFIPVIAPLGVDEEGNTYNINADLVAGKVAEALGAEKLILLTNISGVLDENKNLLTGLTTQEVDRLIETGVIYGGMIPKVGCALDAVKGGVVSAHIVDGRVPHASLLEIFTDHGVGTLISNRTKTA, via the coding sequence ATGCCACAACATCAGCATATCGGTGTCGACAAAGCAAAAATCTTGATTGAAGCTTTGCCGTATATTCAACGCTTTACTGGTAAAACGCTGGTGGTGAAATACGGTGGCAACGCAATGACTGATCCAGAGCTTGAAAGTTCATTTGCCCGAGACATCGTTTTACTTAAAACTGTAGGATTAAATCCGATTGTTGTTCACGGTGGTGGACCACAAGTGGACTCATTCTTAAAGCAGTTAGGCCGTGAATCTGACCGCATTGACGGTATGCGCGTAACTGATGCTGCAACCATGGAAGTGGTTGAAATGGTATTGGGCGGTAGCGTAAATAAATCGATCGTTAATCTGATTAATAAACACGGTGGACGTGCGATTGGTTTAACGGGTAAAGACGGTAATTTACTTCGTGCCCGTAAATTGCTTATGGAAAAGCAAGAAGAAGACGGTTCTATCAAACATATCGATTTGGGTATGGTGGGTGAAGTTACTGGTGTTAAAACAGATGTATTGGAAATGTTCACTCAAAGTGACTTTATTCCAGTTATTGCACCACTAGGTGTAGATGAAGAAGGCAATACTTATAATATTAATGCTGATTTAGTTGCAGGTAAGGTTGCAGAAGCATTAGGCGCTGAAAAATTAATTTTGCTCACCAATATTAGTGGTGTGCTTGATGAAAATAAAAATCTGTTAACTGGCCTTACGACGCAAGAAGTTGATCGCCTCATTGAAACAGGTGTGATCTATGGCGGCATGATTCCTAAAGTAGGCTGTGCGCTTGACGCTGTTAAAGGTGGTGTTGTGAGCGCGCATATTGTTGATGGTCGTGTGCCACATGCATCCTTACTTGAAATCTTCACTGATCATGGCGTGGGAACACTGATTTCTAACCGCACTAAAACAGCTTAA